A single genomic interval of Juglans regia cultivar Chandler chromosome 1, Walnut 2.0, whole genome shotgun sequence harbors:
- the LOC109000401 gene encoding sigma intracellular receptor 2-like: MGAFLNLVDAVLFLFFVVIAVAAPLIDAQMCLPAGLLPDLLVDLNNWYTREYGDYLVAEKPHFFVGIVWLELLFQWPLALLNLYGILGGKPWFNTTCLIYGVSCFTCMAAILSELMGSQKASDKLLMTYFPFMGLGVLAFLRGLLPHSGKTTTTIGKRPLLGRKKRV, from the exons atgggtGCTTTCCTCAATCTCGTAGACGCCGtactcttcctcttctttgtcGTGATCGCAGTCGCAGCGCCGCTGATTGACGCCCAGATGTGTCTTCCTGCCGGCTTGTTACCGGACTTGCTGGTCGACCTCAATAACTGGTACACTCGCGAATATGGCGACTATCTTGTTGCCGAGAAGCCCCATTTTTTTGTGGGGATTGTGTGGCTAGAGCTTCTCTTTCAGTGGCCGCTCGCTCTGCTCAACTTGTACGGGATTCTGGGTGGGAAGCCTTGGTTCAATACCACGTGCTTGATCTATGGGGTCTCTTGCTTTACTTGCATG GCTGCAATATTATCTGAATTAATGGGGTCTCAAAAGGCATCTGATAAGTTGTTGATGACGTACTTCCCGTTCATGGGTTTGGGTGTTTTAGCCTTTCTGCGTGGGCTGCTCCCACACTCCGGCAAGACTACTACAACCATTGGCAAGAGACCTTTGCTGGGCAGAAAAAAGAGGGTTTGA